A single window of Nomascus leucogenys isolate Asia chromosome 18, Asia_NLE_v1, whole genome shotgun sequence DNA harbors:
- the C18H10orf71 gene encoding cardiac-enriched FHL2-interacting protein has product MMQGNKKCTDGFSDSSSIGSVLDDADREVSSLTDRAFRSLCISEDTSFHDSYLAVSPDITRQVFGTFHQRTVSHTQRKSGIWSQLPSQGTEHSGWAATFQQLPKYVQGEEKCPKTSPPPTPVQRRLEVPVSGLRSSNKPVSKVSTLIKSFDRTESQRCESRPTASKPPALKNPPKFAPLPENSVNFCFDSAFLTVRRVPAEVSNTHQNSQQPGRKHGEQESSRNPEMACHGSSSFLPAANDTATSSESKFPSPHHKPATGEPGRGKGTFLHSENSAFESWNAHQPKLLERKDIAGTVLESKAPKHCGDMTLLREPCPPECTISPCQVQASCSQEENRLAAGALSTSVPWGCRDPGAQVFAVEGKAPSSQPDSQEKPAQPPWRKPKTGKKGKEGLQDTSEEKTQTNRRGPPLYTKHNPQGQFPENDALDLPVEPNEHYDPPFNISKLLTPIIPSKNALDSAESQPAEQTPSPPGQLNGYQEKEPSECQSRDSYKSKAPSLLFNLKDVRKRVKSTYSSSPLLKGLDEKTRGKVDGKQEPVSNGVILPNGLEESPPNELSKERPADDPTASHINPQKDPTADPSEPSADSYLTLNTAPTITKAPFYVNGEAAERSSYENKEVEGELEMGPTGSGWCPDSREHRPRKHLSLRLCNRDLEPGEATEKMKTHQLENGLSRSVSQETEPEREAGLQNTHLNQKFSPGPLSPEEEDVFYSDSQSDFMPSLKGKAKFSTSSSDQSFASFDDQQKMWFTENQREDRRKDVSAGDSQKDEKQNVMGKDELHYCALSNGHACLEDHSQGEALQREGESVSGGRTRKASAEEANFRGSRIGENKSTTFSQAKDLTPSLSSASKRHMLFTIKDNTLRATPIIKPIMLPLLRTMSLEDSLSSSHKEEELPRPEWGEDPGFCAPTNQDILGTSTPTNTRGTRVKCMANEVMEDPGQGSSMARIEPSQPAPKGNFLSMPLVGEGDRVKPPPDAAHGLVASNCKSGSADPGKLEAPWHIPTIALPEGHIEDQPPPWQPETCWEEQTPGFKSHFLSTPRAGPPGRRLVPSETANSPNPSSPGESSACSPAASNIWEASQAPGGPELLPEEPPQASPWASSSPARVTRREDLTHALVWEGGSDPLLELSAEDLRTLSPRGSLLDVATSPAGTPGRLELPAQLERTASKPPAVPPKTEKALRRAKKLASKRRKTDQAQEKHGESQEGKPCPEDLEQTQQRPLCPRERLRHSFPMVRSLPPPVHRHSVSGFSEPVRRRPGGPQSLTPLPAYPATQKVLQDPQSGEYFVFDLPLQVKIKTFYDPETGKYVKVSIPSSEGASPEPPPPDALAAPCVLYPGFQPVPVTALMPLRCSSQLSAPTFLRQGPRASAARARPQSAHESGLQLDPGPHGDCTPHSAGQRPHGPPQSPGEEGAEAPGLGIISTDDLEDFATEGIS; this is encoded by the coding sequence ATGATGCAGGGAAACAAGAAGTGCACAGACGGGTTCAGCGACTCCTCCAGCATTGGCAGCGTGTTGGATGATGCAGACAGGGAGGTGAGCAGCCTAACAGACCGAGCATTCCGGAGCTTGTGCATCTCCGAGGACACATCCTTCCATGACTCCTATCTGGCCGTGTCCCCGGATATCACCCGACAGGTGTTTGGGACTTTTCACCAGAGAACAGTGAGCCACACCCAGAGGAAAAGTGGCATTTGGAGCCAGTTACCATCACAGGGCACGGAACATTCAGGCTGGGCAGCCACCTTCCAACAGCTACCCAAGTACGTTCAGGGAGAGGAAAAGTGCCCCAAAACCAGCCCCCCACCAACACCAGTCCAGAGGAGATTGGAGGTGCCAGTTTCCGGCCTAAGGAGCAGCAACAAGCCTGTCTCCAAAGTATCAACACTAATTAAATCTTTCGACAGGACCGAGAGCCAACGTTGTGAGAGCAGGCCCACTGCCAGCAAGCCTCCGGCTCTGAAAAATCCCCCCAAATTCGCTCCTCTTCCAGAAAACAGTGTCAACTTCTGCTTTGATTCTGCCTTTCTGACAGTCAGGAGGGTGCCCGCTGAAGTTTCCAACACCCATCAGAACAGCCAGCAGCCAGGCAGGAAGCACGGGGAACAGGAGTCCTCCAGGAATCCAGAAATGGCCTGTCACGGCTCCAGCAGCTTCCTCCCAGCAGCCAATGACACGGCCACCTCATCTGAGTCAAAGTTCCCCTCTCCACACCACAAGCCAGCCACGGGAGAGCCTGGGAGAGGCAAAGGCACCTTTCTGCACAGTGAAAATAGTGCTTTTGAGTCATGGAATGCCCACCAACCAAAGCTGCTGGAGAGAAAGGACATAGCTGGAACCGTCCTAGAAAGCAAAGCTCCCAAGCACTGTGGGGACATGACCTTGCTAAGAGAACCCTGTCCTCCTGAGTGCACAATCTCTCCCTGCCAGGTCCAGGCCAGCTGCAGTCAGGAAGAGAACAGACTCGCAGCAGGGGCTCTGTCCACATCTGTACCTTGGGGGTGCAGGGATCCAGGAGCCCAGGTATTTGCTGTGGAAGGAAAAGCTCCCAGCTCACAGCCTGATTCTCAAGAGAAACCAGCCCAGCCCCCATGGAGGAAGCCAAAGACTggcaaaaaagggaaagaaggtcTACAAGATACTTCAGAAGAAAAGACACAGACCAACAGGAGAGGCCCACCTTTGTATACAAAACACAACCCCCAGGGACAGTTTCCAGAAAATGATGCTCTTGACCTGCCTGTGGAACCCAATGAACATTATGATCCCCCCTTTAACATCAGTAAGCTCCTGACCCCCATCATACCCAGCAAAAATGCCCTGGATTCAGCAGAGAGCCAGCCGGCAGAGCAAACCCCATCACCCCCAGGACAGCTAAATGGATACCAAGAGAAGGAGCCCAGTGAATGTCAGTCTCGAGACAGCTACAAGTCCAAAGCCCCTAGCCTGCTGTTCAACCTCAAGGACGTGCGGAAGCGTGTTAAGAGCACATACAGTTCCTCACCTCTCTTGAAAGGGCTTGATGAGAAAACTAGAGGTAAGGTTGATGGAAAGCAAGAACCTGTGAGCAACGGTGTCATCCTCCCCAATGGGCTTGAGGAAAGCCCTCCAAATGAGCTTTCTAAGGAGAGACCCGCTGATGACCCCACTGCATCACATATCAATCCCCAGAAGGACCCTACAGCTGACCCCAGTGAGCCCTCTGCAGACAGCTATCTAACTCTTAACACAGCTCCGACTATCACCAAAGCCCCCTTCTATGTCAATGGGGAGGCTGCTGAGAGAAGCAGTTATGAGAACAAGGAGGTGGAAGGAGAGTTGGAGATGGGTCCCACTGGATCCGGCTGGTGTCCAGACTCCAGGGAACACCGCCCCAGGAAACATCTCTCCCTGAGGCTTTGCAATAGGGATCTTGAGCCTGGAGAAGCTACAGAGAAAATGAAGACCCACCAGCTAGAGAATGGACTCTCCAGATCTGTGTCCCAAGAGACAGAACCTGAGAGGGAGGCAGGACTTCAGAACACACATTTGAACCAGAAATTCTCCCCAGGGCCCCTCTCTCCTGAGGAGGAAGATGTGTTTTACAGTGACAGCCAATCCGATTTTATGCCAAGCCTCAAAGGTAAGGCCAAATTCAGCACCAGCTCTTCAGATCAATCCTTTGCCTCATTTGATGATCAGCAGAAGATGTGGTTTACTGAAAACCAGCGGGAAGACAGGAGGAAGGACGTGAGTGCAGGTGACAGTCAGAAGGATGAGAAGCAGAATGTGATGGGGAAGGATGAGTTGCACTACTGTGCCTTAAGCAATGGGCATGCATGCCTGGAAGACCACAGCCAGGGGGAAGCATTGCAAAGAGAAGGGGAAAGTGTGTCTGGAGGAAGAACCAGGAAGGCATCGGCAGAGGAAGCTAATTTCAGAGGCTCTCGGATTGGGGAAAATAAGAGTACGACCTTTTCACAGGCCAAAGACCTTACTCCCTCACTATCTTCTGCTTCAAAGAGGCACATGCTGTTTACAATTAAAGACAACACCCTCAGAGCCACCCCGATAATTAAACCTATCATGCTGCCTCTCCTGAGGACCATGTCCTTGGAGGACTCCCTCAGCAGTAGCCACAAAGAGGAGGAATTGCCAAGGCCAGAATGGGGTGAGGATCCTGGTTTTTGTGCCCCCACAAACCAGGACATTCTTGGTACATCGACACCCACTAACACACGGGGCACACGTGTGAAGTGCATGGCCAACGAGGTCATGGAGGACCCTGGGCAGGGGTCGAGCATGGCCAGGATAGAGCCCTCTCAGCCAGCCCCAAAGGGGAATTTCCTATCTATGCCTCTGGTAGGAGAGGGGGACAGGGTGAAGCCACCACCAGATGCTGCACATGGCCTCGTGGCAAGCAATTGCAAGAGCGGTTCTGCAGACCCAGGGAAGCTGGAGGCCCCATGGCACATCCCCACCATTGCTTTACCCGAGGGCCACATAGAAGACCAGCCACCCCCATGGCAGCCCGAAACCTGTTGGGAAGAGCAGACACCAGGTTTCAAGAGTCACTTTTTGTCCACACCCAGAGCAGGGCCCCCTGGCAGAAGACTGGTCCCCAGTGAGACGGCGAattcccccaaccccagctccCCGGGCGAGAGTAGTGCCTGCTCCCCTGCTGCCAGCAACATTTGGGAGGCTTCCCAGGCCCCCGGAGGACCAGAGCTGCTGCCCGAGGAGCCTCCACAAGCCAGCCCCTGGGCCAGCTCCAGTCCTGCCAGGGTCACCCGGAGGGAGGACCTGACCCACGCCCTCGTGTGGGAGGGCGGCTCTGACCCCCTACTCGAGCTGTCGGCAGAGGACCTCCGGACCCTGTCTCCAAGAGGTTCATTGCTGGATGTGGCCACCAGCCCAGCAGGCACCCCTGGGAGACTTGAGCTTCCTGCACAGCTAGAGAGGACAGCAAGCAAGCCACCTGCAGTCCCACCCAAAACAGAGAAAGCCCTGCGGCGGGCGAAGAAGCTGGCAAGTAAGAGGAGGAAGACCGATCAGGCTCAGGAGAAGCATGGCGAGTCACAGGAGGGAAAGCCCTGCCCGGAGGACTTGGAGCAGACACAGCAAAGGCCACTGTGCCCCAGAGAAAGGCTCCGACACAGTTTCCCCATGGTCCGTTCCCTGCCCCCTCCCGTGCACCGCCACTCCGTGTCCGGCTTCTCGGAGCCCGTCAGGAGGCGGCCCGGGGGCCCCCAGTCCCTCACACCCCTGCCCGCATACCCCGCCACCCAGAAAGTCCTCCAGGATCCGCAGTCCGGAGAGTACTTTGTCTTCGACTTGCCACTCCAGGTGAAAATCAAGACCTTCTATGACCCAGAGACGGGCAAGTATGTCAAGGTCTCCATCCCGTCCTCCGAGGGGGCCTCCCCAGAGCCGCCCCCACCGGACGCCCTGGCCGCTCCCTGTGTGCTGTACCCCGGCTTCCAGCCAGTGCCCGTGACGGCCTTGATGCCGCTGCGCTGCTCCTCTCAGCTCTCCGCACCCACCTTCCTCAGGCAGGGCCCTCGTGCCTCCGCGGCCCGCGCCAGACCCCAGAGTGCCCACGAGTCTGGACTACAGCTGGACCCAGGGCCTCACGGTGACTGCACCCCGCACTCTGCAGGCCAGCGCCCTCATGGTCCTCCCCAGAGCCCAGGAGAGGAGGGTGCAGAAGCTCCAGGCCTGGGCATCATCTCCACTGACGACCTAGAGGACTTTGCCACAGAAGGCATTTCTTGA